ACAAATGTGGAGTAGTACACCTTGATatgccttaaaaacaaaaactctttgGTACctaatggaaaataaaacaattaaggCAGCTACAGCATCTAGGTTGTGAAATGCATTCATTACTGCAGTCAATCACACACTGGGCACACAATAAACTTCCAGTTTTCAGGTTCCTGATCCTCATCATGTATCATCCAGAGGAAGGGCAGGAAAACCTAGTTGCCCAGGCAAACTGAATATGTGTAATAATATGTATCTTAATGTGGACTACAAAAACAAGGCTGAAGCCGACCTAGAGCGCTTAAACCATTAGGGACGATTCAAACAAGTTTTAACAGACTTAAGGTAATGTTTGGGAACACGTTGTTGCACTAGCTGATGTTCAGAAATGACATTTCTCAACAGATCTGTTATTTCCACACTGATCAAGAACAGAAAGTCCCAACCTGGAGACGCAGAGCAATAAGTCACCAACTACCAATTTGGGTTGTGCCATTTCTTACTAGTGTGATGGCTTATGACAATTACGTAGTATTCCTCATAATGTTCAGCTGTAGTCATCCAGCACGGTAGAAAAACATACTCAAACAGGTGAAAAACATTTATCTCTTAACAACAAAAAGGGTCCTAATTTGTCAGCTGAAAGAAAACCGGCTGTAAACTCTACTCTAAAACAGCGAAACACTTTCACCCAAATACTGCCTTCTTATTTTTCTTGAATCAGTCTCCAGCATGTGTGAAGACTCGAGTGTTACATCTGTAATAGGCTAATACTGCATTTTCAGTTGTTCATTCCTGcctaatgtataaaataaaatggctgTACATAATAATCATACATAACCGCAAAGTAAAAAGAACATGAATTATTACAAACAGTTGATTTAAGATTAACTCTTTACAGAATGATGAGatatgaaaaagaaagccaaaagaaatgaaaaaggtCGTAACTACAAGTTATGTGACCCAAATGGAACAGATAGCAATTTATAGTCTGAAAATGATGCAGCCAAGAACCACAGGCACATGTCACCGAACCCTttctaacctttttttttttcctttttcttataAAGTTGTTGGCCAGAGGTAAGCGATATATTTTGGCCTTCAAACTTCACTCCTTTCTCTCCGGGTGCACGTCGGAgcgtttttttctcctccccctGCTTGGGGTGCAGCTGAATGCTCACAGGATGACGTGGACGAAGATAGCCATGATAGCAGCACTGATCAGACCAGAGATGGGAACCGTCACAAACCACGCCATGAAGATGTTCCTGAACAGACGCCAGTCTACTGCCTTCTTTGAGCGCAGCCAACCTACTGCCACCACAGAGCCCACCTATTTCAGATAAATAACAGTCAAATGATCGTTGTGCATGCATATGCCTGACATTTTATTGAGGAGAAACTTGCTCCACATGTGGAACTTCTACTAGACTGTTTACTCAAGCCTCCCTCTTATGAAACAGTCTCTTCCGTCATCTCTCGTTTGAGTTCCCAGACCACAGTGTTTGACCAGCTTACCTTGCAGTGGGTGGTGGAGACAGGCAGGCCAATGTTAGAAGCAACCACGACAGTCAAGGCTGAGGCCAGTTCGATGCTAAAACCACTgcaggaggagaaagaaaaaaactcatgTGGATGTGTCTGAGCAGCTCTAATGTAAGGAGCAGTAATGTCTGGGGAGGATGTGGTTCTGGGTGGAAACAACTTATGAACTATCTGAGTCTTTACCTTGAGGGGGTGATGGGGGTGAGGTCTTTCCCCATTGTCTGAATCACCCGGCGACCCCATACCCAGAGTCCAGCGCAGATACCCACGCCACCATACAGCAGTAACCAAATGGGTGTATGTGCATTTGAGAACACGCTGCTTGTTTCGTAAACCAACCACAGAGCTACCAAAGGTCCAATGGCATTACTGCAGAGTGGagaaattttttttgttgttattaacAATCTGGCAAAGAAACAGGTCACCACACACTTGTCTGATATGATATCATTAACCATACCTAACATCATTTCCTCCATGGGCAAAGGATCCAAAGCAAGCAGTAAGAATTTGAAGGAACTGGAACAAGACTGAGACTTCTGGTTTGTCTTTTTCAGGCCTTTCATCATCCAGGGAACTCTGGCTGCTACCTGTATCCTTGATCTCCATGTCTAGCCTCACATCACCCTCTACCAGACCTTCAGGAGTTGTGTGCTCTGCCACAGCATTGCAGTAGCTGGTGTAGCTATCCATACGCAGTCGCTTTCTCTCCTGACTGCCTGATCCTGGAGCCTTATTGCCATCCTCACAAGCACGGAAGTCCCCTTCTTTATGCTTGTCATGCATGCCAATGATGGTCATGGTGTAGGCGGTGTAGCTATTGTTGCGCCGGATAGGTCTGTCGCCTCCTTCTCCCATGCAGTCGCTCATTTTGGCCAGGTGGAGCTTGTGCAGTAGGTCTTTGTAGAGGGCTGAGTCTGTGTGGACTGTGTGGTACTGGCTATAACCGTTACTTGGTGGCTGTGGAGGTCTGTTGttgaactgaacatgattttTGAATTGAACCTGATTTTGAGCATTTGTGGAGGCACCGTTGCTTTGGGCTTGGTTACTAAAATGGACCTGACTGTTTGATTGAACCTGTGCAGGggctgcagaaaaaaagaaatgtcataAAATCATCTGCAAGTTAATCATAAAATTATTATGAAATATCTATAGCAACTGTCATTTTAAGATGacaaagatttttaaaacatattgtATTTTGGCATATTTACCATCGTTTGAATTGCTGTAGTCTGTGTCATCAGAATCTCCGATGTCAAAGGCCACCCTGTGTTCCTTATTACTGTCGGCTTCATCTGAATCTCCGATGTCAAAGGCCACCCTGCGCTCCTCAGGGCCAGGAAGAGGGTCAGCAGAGTTGTAACTGGCAGCTGGTGTGGTAGATGCCTGCTTCAGGATTGGACAGTGGGCTTCTTTAAGCTCCTTCTTTTCCATCAGAGGGCTTTCAGTGGGACTGGACTTGATATCTCCTATTAGGGCAAGAGTTGGATTGAGAATTATTTGGATCGCATCCAAACATATACTTAGCATAGCAGAGACATCCTAACCCAGCATCTGTTTTTCCTTCAACTTCAGCTGTAGGGAGTCCAAGTGTTGCATAACCTTAAAGTCAGAAAACCCTttgtactgtaaatataaagATCTGTGTCCAAGGGTGGACTCCGGTGTTCACAGGATCAGATTAACAGGATTACAAAGGACATATTCATATTACCACTATTATCTTGTTTTAAGAGAGACAATAAACTAAATGTCCGAGGCTCACATGACATTTTTTGTAGCTTTAAAGTGAACTAGATACTCAGTGCCATTATTTTTTGTTCAATGTGTGTCCTGGTGAGATTGCATCATCCAAACTGGTCATGGCTGGATCTGAAGCAATAGGTCCCCCTCAAACACACCTCCCAATGCACTGCCAATGCCACGTCAACACAAAGTCAGTGCGGGCTTATTTTTAGTTGAGGTGGTAAAGACCAATTAGTGAATCCTTATGACCCAATTAGTCAGCCTGTCTACTGAATCAAGGCAGTTTATGCCTTGTCAGATAAACCTGCTGCTCCAAGAGAGAAGTGACGAATAAAGGATctgtcaaacacattttttttttttttttttttttttttttttttaaagagagcaAACCCCCTCTTCAAAAAAAGTTATTACTCATTTTAGGAGACACATTTTTCCCCAAATATGTCATTAACGAACCATTTAGAGCTCTATTAAGTAATAAAAGGCAATATTTGTGAACCTAAGTCATAGGTTGCATCAGACACAGCTTTTCTGTAATCAACCCGAAAAGATAACTTATGCCAGGAGAGACTAAACCTATGAGTCATTAAAGAGAAGAACTGCATTGTAGATAACAGAGTGAGCCAAAAATACATTCATGGAGGTTAAAACGAATGGTTATGTCTTAACACCAAATCACACTATTCGGATGCAAATGCATCAGAGTTTACTCTGGTTTTTAATTCTATAATCCTGGATTAAAGcaaagacaatattttcacatcattttcattAGAGCGAATCCATTGTGAAAAATATATCCCTGAACTTCATTTGCTGGATTAATATAATCCCACACTCGATAGGCGGAGTTGCAGTGCAACGCTCCAGTCATGATTTGTCCAATGGCTTAAGTAAGGAAACTGAGTCACATGGAGTTGAACAGTGAGTCAGATTGGCAAAAATGGGACTTACGTTCAATCTTCTTCTTTAGGCGAGGGCAGAcaataaaccaaaccacaatggAGGTCAGCAGACCACAGGCCAATGAGATGAG
This Astatotilapia calliptera chromosome 7, fAstCal1.2, whole genome shotgun sequence DNA region includes the following protein-coding sequences:
- the slc20a1b gene encoding sodium-dependent phosphate transporter 1-B, translating into MFSTTATAIVLTTAMVTYTPLTEYVWLLVVGFIIAFVLAFSVGANDVANSFGTAVGSGVVTLRQACILATVFETLGSVLLGAKVSETIRKGIIDVGMYNGSEHVLMAGSISAMVGSAVWQLAASFLKLPISGTHCIVGATIGFSLVAKGQQGVRWLELLRIVASWFLSPLLSGIMSAVVFYFVRRFILQKEDPVPNGLKALPVFYAITMAINLFSIMFTGAPVLGFDMIPWWGILLISLACGLLTSIVVWFIVCPRLKKKIERDIKSSPTESPLMEKKELKEAHCPILKQASTTPAASYNSADPLPGPEERRVAFDIGDSDEADSNKEHRVAFDIGDSDDTDYSNSNDAPAQVQSNSQVHFSNQAQSNGASTNAQNQVQFKNHVQFNNRPPQPPSNGYSQYHTVHTDSALYKDLLHKLHLAKMSDCMGEGGDRPIRRNNSYTAYTMTIIGMHDKHKEGDFRACEDGNKAPGSGSQERKRLRMDSYTSYCNAVAEHTTPEGLVEGDVRLDMEIKDTGSSQSSLDDERPEKDKPEVSVLFQFLQILTACFGSFAHGGNDVSNAIGPLVALWLVYETSSVFSNAHTPIWLLLYGGVGICAGLWVWGRRVIQTMGKDLTPITPSSGFSIELASALTVVVASNIGLPVSTTHCKVGSVVAVGWLRSKKAVDWRLFRNIFMAWFVTVPISGLISAAIMAIFVHVIL